One window from the genome of Amaranthus tricolor cultivar Red isolate AtriRed21 chromosome 9, ASM2621246v1, whole genome shotgun sequence encodes:
- the LOC130823233 gene encoding U-box domain-containing protein 25-like, with amino-acid sequence MREIEMSIPNFFTCPISLELFNDPVTLCTGQTYDRCSIERWLAAGNLTCPVTMQKLHDVSMVPNHTLRHLIDQWLDKSNFHHNLHQSFHHDHDHYDDHDICKVGSKVMFFTSLKHVLESQDHSFLDQKIQVLEQVTCLSEDLPRKNEALISIGFFPLILGIIFGSRKPQENMNLVEKSLDCALKLLPFSSLDDLNILLEESKFETFKVLFQEGSYLVKISLCNIIEIVSLPTSISTKGLLSKIGNNTQILQSLISYINDHEQNPKLSQGGIKAIVSLLSSSSSHDNRGENMIKEGLIPSLVTYILELEKKDKDEMIPKAIKALELVLDLESAKKEFMGNGVLSKGIKGLIKMVFRVSGDDEGSESAVNCLMILCCESNEIREEAICGGLLTQLLLLLQSQCSVRTKTRARMLLKLLRSMWSKDPKKVHQ; translated from the coding sequence ATGAGGGAGATTGAAATGTCAATCCCTAATTTCTTCACATGCCCAATAAGTCTAGAATTGTTTAATGATCCGGTGACTTTGTGCACAGGACAAACTTATGATAGGTGTTCAATTGAGAGATGGCTTGCAGCTGGAAATCTTACATGTCCTGTTACAATGCAAAAACTTCATGATGTATCAATGGTTCCTAATCACACTTTAAGGCATTTGATTGATCAATGGCTTGATAAGAGCAATTTTCATCACAATCTTCATCAATCTTttcatcatgatcatgatcattaTGACGATCATGATATTTGCAAAGTGGGTTCTAAAGTTATGTTCTTTACTTCATTAAAACATGTTCTTGAATCTCAAGATCACTCATTTTTGGACCAAAAAATACAAGTTCTTGAGCAAGTTACATGTTTATCCGAAGATTTGCCTAGGAAAAATGAGGCTTTAATCTCAATTGGTTTTTTCCCATTAATTTTGGGTATAATTTTTGGATCAAGAAAACCCCAAGAAAATATGAATTTGGTAGAAAAATCCCTTGATTGTGCCCTTAAATTACTACCCTTTTCTTCCTTAGATGATTTGAATATCCTACTAGAAGAATCAAAGTTTGAAACTTTCAAAGTTTTATTCCAAGAAGGAAGTTATTTGGTCAAAATAAGTTTGTGCAATATAATAGAAATAGTATCTCTTCCTACTTCTATATCAACAAAAGGGTTACTTTCCAAAATAGGAAATAACACCCAAATACTCCAATCTTTAATTAGTtacatcaatgatcatgaacaaAATCCTAAACTCTCACAAGGAGGGATTAAGGCCATCGTAAGCTTATTATCAAGTTCATCATCCCATGATAATCGCGGCGAAAACATGATTAAAGAAGGGCTAATCCCATCATTAGTGACATACATTTTGGAATTGGAGAAGAAAGACAAAGATGAAATGATACCGAAAGCTATAAAAGCACTAGAATTAGTGCTAGATTTGGAAAGTGCAAAAAAGGAATTTATGGGTAATGGGGTATTATCAAAAGGGATTAAGGGACTAATTAAGATGGTTTTTAGAGTATCAGGAGATGATGAAGGGAGTGAAAGTGCAGTAAATTGTTTAATGATATTGTGTTGTGAATCAAATGAGATAAGAGAAGAAGCAATTTGTGGTGGGTTATTGACACAATTACTATTATTGTTGCAAAGTCAGTGTAGTGTTAGGACCAAAACAAGGGCCAGGATGCTGCTAAAGCTGCTCAGATCCATGTGGTCTAAGGACCCAAAAAAGGTGCATCAGtaa